Proteins from a genomic interval of Crassostrea angulata isolate pt1a10 chromosome 7, ASM2561291v2, whole genome shotgun sequence:
- the LOC128193280 gene encoding uncharacterized protein LOC128193280 isoform X2 yields the protein MSYRKEESLILENFSEKHKQGDIERELREHFRKLGFYREVPTPELLREAQQVYHTLDWPHQYDDDGDPLPSPPSSSRDEILNPSEAQELDEHALQAPTTYLGQHIRYLVEYLIRPAISDVHKARVLTRWLGRCMNDDYLKYLPRTEWSHPESVAGYIWKLRKRHMDYDEFFQIICKYAGLKAHNIDGCVRNTIKYEIGSDFMEQKKSWTAVLLDGNWRLLDVRWICEAAYGVAKTNWRLIEDEKGKVDTTKAIKENRNTIKTQCRFREFYFLTDPEIFIYDHFPDDDKWQLLARKVSYKEAKEMAALRADFFRNKMVLRTHPKSVIESDDGIVKFVIGLQEDSRMSFVYKLYRSKSSKDPIDPSRKELDRYVFMERDSDESVIRVEIRCPAEGEYLFELHGSQNAESYHALLLTYFIRCTGIKGVITPLPPNIRQEWGPGEDTRDMGMVPVTHKKGQVEADDGDAEITFTLEKDLEFKHDLVKGVEDESVTDGHVVHTIENGKMNISLRLPSPGEYALNVMAKEKFKKTRFAPACSYLISCDDEPLQTKPLPNIGGGHIGSNEKFHELGFKEDNAWTSYINNLVTGEFAMQIHKPHDIFVAATLELEEGNKSETFDNYVICDTQDSKVKVTALFPKSGTYKLTLFARVDTVQDENKHIPIYTKIIEVVLPTLAGMPSPIQSSIPDWCHGYHLKEPRSLYLASGEMTKLSISVPEANTIKVKGHPECHLKPNDEGYWEGYLKTGPPRSTVDLMASESPHGQPFKLLSYQVVSKEELLQIEVEQEQLFQRALDELQTLEEEKYARLLVRLKQAANDRNRQKIQKLLYRVKEIKPDKVDVEIVRAERVLRELVEQEEKDIARKELRKATRMSDIPSLEGALLKVKRLKLPEEDGDISAAEEVLQTLRDKRDAALGKTRDKSQQTTDSPAPYFYGNHSGVHIYVMPDGRVQHSEMAPDVSSLHSSRLTRDADVQTLDNSADEEIKEDFTYLAMDSSTPRKTGKTDTSKVPELLRQHLKKRHLMEDEIDAEEIEPSALGALSMIDQEENGDRSYTSRGTGGSRTWKSRAMDVFKKYWHVMKEKSELTRQTLNDDIENEVQRLKHINQMCRKMSRAARRIGLSYNSLIDSEQMFHDILNEPNDQNDSLTEDFCNTSALQQDVITVEEGLKSAFDEFAKSMDNLCAELVTKAEHTARELEKTRLEMATEDLMGYSSKSSLRSDSGVGGSSDRDHPDFVKTSFYAAKNTILEELRSTNATTEEDIRRQLSALQKQMADYHHGNTSSHGGNISGNHSGLFSNSWKY from the exons ATGAGTTACAGGAAAGAGGAATCTTTGATTCTGGAAAATTTCTCGGAGAAACACAAACAAGGCGACATA GAAAGGGAATTGCGCGAGCACTTCCGGAAGCTTGGGTTTTACCGAGAGGTCCCCACCCCCGAGCTGCTGAGGGAGGCCCAGCAGGTGTACCACACACTCGACTGGCCCCACCAGTATGACGATGACGGGGACCCCCTCCCCAGTCCACCATCCTCCTCCAGGGACGAGATCCTGAATCCCTCCGAGGCCCAAGAACTAGACGAACATGCATTACAG GCTCCGACTACTTACCTGGGTCAACATATCAGATACCTTGTGGAATATCTCATTCGACCAGCTATTAGTGATGTCCATAAAGCACGGGTCCTCACAAG GTGGTTGGGACGATGCATGAATGATGATTACCTTAAGTATCTTCCGAGAACAGAATGGAGTCATCCAGAGTCCGTTGCAGGATATATTTGGAAACTAAGGAAACGACACATGGACTATGACGAGTTCTTCCAAATCATCTGCAA ATATGCTGGTCTTAAGGCTCACAACATTGACGGGTGTGTTAGAAACACGATCAAATACGAAATAGGCAGTGACTTTATGGAGCAGAAAAAGAGCTGGACAGCAGTTTTACTGGACGGAAACTGGCGACTGTTGGACGTACGCTGGATTTGCGAGGCCGCTTATGGAGTCGCCAAAACCAACTGGAGACTCATTGAAGACGAAAAAGGGAAAGTGGATACCACAAAGGCCATTAAAGAAAACCGGAATACAATCAAGACGCAGTGTCGGTTCAGAGAGTTCTACTTTCTGACGGATCCAGAAATCTTTATTTATGATCATTTCCCTGATGACGACAAGTGGCAGTTGTTGGCGCGTAAGGTTTCCTACAAGGAAGCAAAGGAAATGGCAGCTTTAAGGGCAGACTTTTTCAGGAACAAAATGGTTCTTCGAACGCACCCCAAGAGTGTTATTGAAAGTGACGACGGGATTGTGAAGTTTGTTATCGGACTGCAAGAGGATTCACGAATGTCATTTGTTTACAAACTGTATAGGTCTAAGAGTAGCAAGGACCCCATTGATCCGTCCAGAAAAGAACTCGATAGGTACGTCTTCATGGAGAGAGACAGCGACGAGAGTGTGATCCGTGTGGAAATCCGATGCCCGGCAGAAGGAGAGTACCTTTTCGAGTTACACGGGAGTCAGAATGCCGAATCTTACCATGCTTTGCTTCTAACGTACTTTATCAGATGTACTGGGATAAAAGGAGTCATAACCCCACTTCCTCCAAACATCAGACAGGAATGGGGGCCGGGAGAAGACACGAGGGACATGGGCATGGTTCCCGTTACTCATAAAAAGGGACAAGTGGAAGCAGACGACGGAGATGCGGAGATTACCTTTACACTAGAGAAGGACCTTGAGTTCAAACACGACCTTGTCAAGGGTGTCGAGGATGAGTCCGTCACGGATGGTCACGTGGTACACACCATAGAAAACGGAAAGATGAACATCAGCCTGAGACTTCCATCACCTGGAGAGTATGCCCTGAACGTGATGGCGAAAGAAAAGTTTAAGAAGACGAGGTTCGCCCCGGCATGTAGCTATCTGATAAGTTGCGACGACGAGCCGCTACAGACTAAGCCATTGCCAAACATTGGCGGGGGCCATATTGGATCTAACGAAAAATTCCATGAACTGGGATTCAAAGAAGACAACGCCTGGACCTCTTATATAAATAATCTCGTCACGGGAGAATTCGCTATGCAGATTCATAAGCCCCACGATATCTTTGTTGCAGCAACATTAGAGCTTGAAGAAGGGAATAAATCCGAAACCTTTGACAATTATGTAATCTGTGATACCCAAGACAGCAAAGTCAAAGTTACAGCTCTATTCCCCAAAAGTGGCACTTACAAGCTGACGCTGTTTGCAAGGGTTGATACTGTACAAGACGAAAACAAGCACATTCCTATTTACACTAAAATAATCGAAGTCGTTTTGCCTACTTTGGCGGGAATGCCCTCTCCGATTCAATCCAGCATCCCAGACTGGTGTCATGGCTACCATCTCAAGGAACCAAGAAGCCTGTACTTAGCATCTGGAGAGATGACAAAGCTTTCTATATCTGTTCCGGAAGCTAACACTATAAAGGTTAAAGGTCACCCAGAATGTCATCTGAAACCTAACGACGAAGGTTATTGGGAAGGTTATCTCAAGACCGGACCACCAAGAAGCACCGTAGATCTCATGGCCAGCGAGTCCCCGCACGGCCAGCCATTTAAACTACTGTCATACCAG GTTGTTTCAAAAGAAGAACTTCTGCAAATCGAAGTTGAACAAGAGCAACTATTTCAGAGGGCATTAGACGAGCTTCAGACTCTTGAGGAAGAAA AGTATGCCCGGCTGCTCGTCAGATTGAAACAGGCAGCTAATGACAGGAACCGTCAGAAGATACAGAAGCTGTTGTACCGCGTCAAAGAGATAAAACCAGACAAAGTGGACGTGGAGATTGTCAGAGCGGAACGGGTGTTGCGGGAACTGGTCGAACAAGAAG AAAAAGACATTGCCAGGAAGGAGCTCAGAAAAGCGACGAGGATGTCCGATATACCCAGCCTGGAGGGAGCTCTCCTTAAGGTAAAGCGATTGAAACTTCCGGAGGAGGATGGGGACATCTCTGCAGCAGAGGAAGTACTGCAAACTCTCAGAG ACAAACGAGATGCCGCGCTAGGGAAGACGCGTGACAAGTCACAACAAACAACTGATTCACCTGCTCCATATTTCTATGGCAATCACAGTGGTGTGCACATTTATGTCATGCCCGATGGTCGCGTTCAGCACTCAGAGATGG CCCCAGATGTCAGCAGTCTGCATTCCAGTCGCTTGACGAGAGATGCTGATGTGCAAACTTTGGACAATTCTGCCGATGAAGAGATCAAGGAGGACTTCACGTACTTAGCTATGG ATTCCTCAACACCACGAAAAACGGGTAAAACGGACACATCAAAAGTACCAGAACTGTTACGCCAACATCTAAAGAAACGTCACTTAATGGAGGACGAAATCGACGCAGAGGAGATCGAGCCGTCTGCTTTAGGAGCTTTGTCTATGATTGACCAAGAAGAAAATGGAGACCGAT CGTACACAAGTCGTGGTACTGGGGGGTCTCGAACATGGAAATCTCGAGCAATGGACGTTTTCAAGAAATACTGGCATGTAATGAAGGAAAAATCCGAACTCACTCGTCAAACTCTCAACGACGACATTGAAAACGAGGTTCAAAGACTGAAGCATATAAACCAGATGTGTAGGAAGATGTCACGAGCTGCCCGGCGGATTGGACTGAGCTACAACAGTCTGATAGACAGCGAGCAGATGTTCCACGACATTCTGAACGAACCAAACGACCAGAATGACAGTCTGACAGAGGACTTCTGTAACACGTCTGCTCTACAGCAGGACGTCATAACAGTCGAAGAAGGACTCAAAT CTGCATTTGATGAGTTCGCCAAGAGCATGGACAATCTCTGCGCAGAACTTGTCACCAAGGCAGAACACACGGCCAGGGAACTTGAAAAAACAAG GTTGGAGATGGCGACAGAGGACTTGATGGGCTACAGCTCCAAGAGTTCCCTGAGAAGCGACTCCGGCGTGGGTGGGTCCAGCGACAGAGACCATCCCGACTTCGTCAAGACGTCGTTCTACGCCGCTAAAAACACCATACTGGAGGAGCTACGGTCAACAAATGCGACGACG GAAGAGGATATCAGACGACAACTTTCCGCCCTGCAGAAGCAAATGGCCGACTATCACCATGGAAACACGTCATCCCATGGCGGGAATATCTCCGGAAATCATTCTGGATTGTTCTCCAATTCATGGAAAtattaa
- the LOC128193280 gene encoding uncharacterized protein LOC128193280 isoform X1: protein MSLIVQNRGSTDGESKAGCVLGIAMDDVAAQIFLLERELREHFRKLGFYREVPTPELLREAQQVYHTLDWPHQYDDDGDPLPSPPSSSRDEILNPSEAQELDEHALQAPTTYLGQHIRYLVEYLIRPAISDVHKARVLTRWLGRCMNDDYLKYLPRTEWSHPESVAGYIWKLRKRHMDYDEFFQIICKYAGLKAHNIDGCVRNTIKYEIGSDFMEQKKSWTAVLLDGNWRLLDVRWICEAAYGVAKTNWRLIEDEKGKVDTTKAIKENRNTIKTQCRFREFYFLTDPEIFIYDHFPDDDKWQLLARKVSYKEAKEMAALRADFFRNKMVLRTHPKSVIESDDGIVKFVIGLQEDSRMSFVYKLYRSKSSKDPIDPSRKELDRYVFMERDSDESVIRVEIRCPAEGEYLFELHGSQNAESYHALLLTYFIRCTGIKGVITPLPPNIRQEWGPGEDTRDMGMVPVTHKKGQVEADDGDAEITFTLEKDLEFKHDLVKGVEDESVTDGHVVHTIENGKMNISLRLPSPGEYALNVMAKEKFKKTRFAPACSYLISCDDEPLQTKPLPNIGGGHIGSNEKFHELGFKEDNAWTSYINNLVTGEFAMQIHKPHDIFVAATLELEEGNKSETFDNYVICDTQDSKVKVTALFPKSGTYKLTLFARVDTVQDENKHIPIYTKIIEVVLPTLAGMPSPIQSSIPDWCHGYHLKEPRSLYLASGEMTKLSISVPEANTIKVKGHPECHLKPNDEGYWEGYLKTGPPRSTVDLMASESPHGQPFKLLSYQVVSKEELLQIEVEQEQLFQRALDELQTLEEEKYARLLVRLKQAANDRNRQKIQKLLYRVKEIKPDKVDVEIVRAERVLRELVEQEEKDIARKELRKATRMSDIPSLEGALLKVKRLKLPEEDGDISAAEEVLQTLRDKRDAALGKTRDKSQQTTDSPAPYFYGNHSGVHIYVMPDGRVQHSEMAPDVSSLHSSRLTRDADVQTLDNSADEEIKEDFTYLAMDSSTPRKTGKTDTSKVPELLRQHLKKRHLMEDEIDAEEIEPSALGALSMIDQEENGDRSYTSRGTGGSRTWKSRAMDVFKKYWHVMKEKSELTRQTLNDDIENEVQRLKHINQMCRKMSRAARRIGLSYNSLIDSEQMFHDILNEPNDQNDSLTEDFCNTSALQQDVITVEEGLKSAFDEFAKSMDNLCAELVTKAEHTARELEKTRLEMATEDLMGYSSKSSLRSDSGVGGSSDRDHPDFVKTSFYAAKNTILEELRSTNATTEEDIRRQLSALQKQMADYHHGNTSSHGGNISGNHSGLFSNSWKY, encoded by the exons ATGTCTTTGATAGTACAGAACCGAGGGAGTACAGATGGAGAATCCAAAG CAGGTTGTGTTTTGGGAATAGCCATGGATGATGTTGCTGCGCAAATATTTCTGCTG GAAAGGGAATTGCGCGAGCACTTCCGGAAGCTTGGGTTTTACCGAGAGGTCCCCACCCCCGAGCTGCTGAGGGAGGCCCAGCAGGTGTACCACACACTCGACTGGCCCCACCAGTATGACGATGACGGGGACCCCCTCCCCAGTCCACCATCCTCCTCCAGGGACGAGATCCTGAATCCCTCCGAGGCCCAAGAACTAGACGAACATGCATTACAG GCTCCGACTACTTACCTGGGTCAACATATCAGATACCTTGTGGAATATCTCATTCGACCAGCTATTAGTGATGTCCATAAAGCACGGGTCCTCACAAG GTGGTTGGGACGATGCATGAATGATGATTACCTTAAGTATCTTCCGAGAACAGAATGGAGTCATCCAGAGTCCGTTGCAGGATATATTTGGAAACTAAGGAAACGACACATGGACTATGACGAGTTCTTCCAAATCATCTGCAA ATATGCTGGTCTTAAGGCTCACAACATTGACGGGTGTGTTAGAAACACGATCAAATACGAAATAGGCAGTGACTTTATGGAGCAGAAAAAGAGCTGGACAGCAGTTTTACTGGACGGAAACTGGCGACTGTTGGACGTACGCTGGATTTGCGAGGCCGCTTATGGAGTCGCCAAAACCAACTGGAGACTCATTGAAGACGAAAAAGGGAAAGTGGATACCACAAAGGCCATTAAAGAAAACCGGAATACAATCAAGACGCAGTGTCGGTTCAGAGAGTTCTACTTTCTGACGGATCCAGAAATCTTTATTTATGATCATTTCCCTGATGACGACAAGTGGCAGTTGTTGGCGCGTAAGGTTTCCTACAAGGAAGCAAAGGAAATGGCAGCTTTAAGGGCAGACTTTTTCAGGAACAAAATGGTTCTTCGAACGCACCCCAAGAGTGTTATTGAAAGTGACGACGGGATTGTGAAGTTTGTTATCGGACTGCAAGAGGATTCACGAATGTCATTTGTTTACAAACTGTATAGGTCTAAGAGTAGCAAGGACCCCATTGATCCGTCCAGAAAAGAACTCGATAGGTACGTCTTCATGGAGAGAGACAGCGACGAGAGTGTGATCCGTGTGGAAATCCGATGCCCGGCAGAAGGAGAGTACCTTTTCGAGTTACACGGGAGTCAGAATGCCGAATCTTACCATGCTTTGCTTCTAACGTACTTTATCAGATGTACTGGGATAAAAGGAGTCATAACCCCACTTCCTCCAAACATCAGACAGGAATGGGGGCCGGGAGAAGACACGAGGGACATGGGCATGGTTCCCGTTACTCATAAAAAGGGACAAGTGGAAGCAGACGACGGAGATGCGGAGATTACCTTTACACTAGAGAAGGACCTTGAGTTCAAACACGACCTTGTCAAGGGTGTCGAGGATGAGTCCGTCACGGATGGTCACGTGGTACACACCATAGAAAACGGAAAGATGAACATCAGCCTGAGACTTCCATCACCTGGAGAGTATGCCCTGAACGTGATGGCGAAAGAAAAGTTTAAGAAGACGAGGTTCGCCCCGGCATGTAGCTATCTGATAAGTTGCGACGACGAGCCGCTACAGACTAAGCCATTGCCAAACATTGGCGGGGGCCATATTGGATCTAACGAAAAATTCCATGAACTGGGATTCAAAGAAGACAACGCCTGGACCTCTTATATAAATAATCTCGTCACGGGAGAATTCGCTATGCAGATTCATAAGCCCCACGATATCTTTGTTGCAGCAACATTAGAGCTTGAAGAAGGGAATAAATCCGAAACCTTTGACAATTATGTAATCTGTGATACCCAAGACAGCAAAGTCAAAGTTACAGCTCTATTCCCCAAAAGTGGCACTTACAAGCTGACGCTGTTTGCAAGGGTTGATACTGTACAAGACGAAAACAAGCACATTCCTATTTACACTAAAATAATCGAAGTCGTTTTGCCTACTTTGGCGGGAATGCCCTCTCCGATTCAATCCAGCATCCCAGACTGGTGTCATGGCTACCATCTCAAGGAACCAAGAAGCCTGTACTTAGCATCTGGAGAGATGACAAAGCTTTCTATATCTGTTCCGGAAGCTAACACTATAAAGGTTAAAGGTCACCCAGAATGTCATCTGAAACCTAACGACGAAGGTTATTGGGAAGGTTATCTCAAGACCGGACCACCAAGAAGCACCGTAGATCTCATGGCCAGCGAGTCCCCGCACGGCCAGCCATTTAAACTACTGTCATACCAG GTTGTTTCAAAAGAAGAACTTCTGCAAATCGAAGTTGAACAAGAGCAACTATTTCAGAGGGCATTAGACGAGCTTCAGACTCTTGAGGAAGAAA AGTATGCCCGGCTGCTCGTCAGATTGAAACAGGCAGCTAATGACAGGAACCGTCAGAAGATACAGAAGCTGTTGTACCGCGTCAAAGAGATAAAACCAGACAAAGTGGACGTGGAGATTGTCAGAGCGGAACGGGTGTTGCGGGAACTGGTCGAACAAGAAG AAAAAGACATTGCCAGGAAGGAGCTCAGAAAAGCGACGAGGATGTCCGATATACCCAGCCTGGAGGGAGCTCTCCTTAAGGTAAAGCGATTGAAACTTCCGGAGGAGGATGGGGACATCTCTGCAGCAGAGGAAGTACTGCAAACTCTCAGAG ACAAACGAGATGCCGCGCTAGGGAAGACGCGTGACAAGTCACAACAAACAACTGATTCACCTGCTCCATATTTCTATGGCAATCACAGTGGTGTGCACATTTATGTCATGCCCGATGGTCGCGTTCAGCACTCAGAGATGG CCCCAGATGTCAGCAGTCTGCATTCCAGTCGCTTGACGAGAGATGCTGATGTGCAAACTTTGGACAATTCTGCCGATGAAGAGATCAAGGAGGACTTCACGTACTTAGCTATGG ATTCCTCAACACCACGAAAAACGGGTAAAACGGACACATCAAAAGTACCAGAACTGTTACGCCAACATCTAAAGAAACGTCACTTAATGGAGGACGAAATCGACGCAGAGGAGATCGAGCCGTCTGCTTTAGGAGCTTTGTCTATGATTGACCAAGAAGAAAATGGAGACCGAT CGTACACAAGTCGTGGTACTGGGGGGTCTCGAACATGGAAATCTCGAGCAATGGACGTTTTCAAGAAATACTGGCATGTAATGAAGGAAAAATCCGAACTCACTCGTCAAACTCTCAACGACGACATTGAAAACGAGGTTCAAAGACTGAAGCATATAAACCAGATGTGTAGGAAGATGTCACGAGCTGCCCGGCGGATTGGACTGAGCTACAACAGTCTGATAGACAGCGAGCAGATGTTCCACGACATTCTGAACGAACCAAACGACCAGAATGACAGTCTGACAGAGGACTTCTGTAACACGTCTGCTCTACAGCAGGACGTCATAACAGTCGAAGAAGGACTCAAAT CTGCATTTGATGAGTTCGCCAAGAGCATGGACAATCTCTGCGCAGAACTTGTCACCAAGGCAGAACACACGGCCAGGGAACTTGAAAAAACAAG GTTGGAGATGGCGACAGAGGACTTGATGGGCTACAGCTCCAAGAGTTCCCTGAGAAGCGACTCCGGCGTGGGTGGGTCCAGCGACAGAGACCATCCCGACTTCGTCAAGACGTCGTTCTACGCCGCTAAAAACACCATACTGGAGGAGCTACGGTCAACAAATGCGACGACG GAAGAGGATATCAGACGACAACTTTCCGCCCTGCAGAAGCAAATGGCCGACTATCACCATGGAAACACGTCATCCCATGGCGGGAATATCTCCGGAAATCATTCTGGATTGTTCTCCAATTCATGGAAAtattaa